Part of the Lolium rigidum isolate FL_2022 chromosome 6, APGP_CSIRO_Lrig_0.1, whole genome shotgun sequence genome, gaatacttgcctcccttgtttagccagaagaaagtcacggcctgcctgcactgtgggcaaggccacttcccatgtgtacaccacccgcagaacaaagcacgtgctggcaGGTCATGCGGGGACGTGTGGAACCAcgcatacatatcgaagtactccttctttgatgcgtcatatgttcggatcccgcgaccttcccaaccacgaaccaagtcatccaccggCGGTTCcgggtacacattcatgttcttacccgagtatttgggccctgggattatcatcgacacaaacatgttctccgaTCTCATGCGAGACGccgggggaggttcatgggaataacaaacaacGGCCAACAAGCTGTATACTTGCAGCCGACatgccatatggattgaacccatcggttgatatcgcaagctgctacgctcctcgggtcacactgcttcagtggaaatttcttgacaaagttcttccatgcactaccatccgacggatgtatcatcttgtcggtgtatctgtttccttccacggcccacctcatctgctgggcagtatcctcggtcatgaagagccgctggatcctcggtaggactggaagatagcggaggatattcttggcaattgtggtctgcctcttctgaccatcaccattgcggtctacctcaaagtacctagtggaattgcatttgatgcaataatttgtgtcagcgtgctcctctctgaatagcatgcatccctttggacaagcgtgtatctgctgagatgacatcttaaggtcactgagctatttggtcgaatagtagaagttttgcggcaagaggtgccctttcggcagaatgCTGCCTACGacgaccagaagttcatcgaacccatctctgcacaagttcctatggcacttcaaggccataaggcgagcgatggcatctagttgggtaacctctgtattttcatgtaggggtttacgaagcaaacagagcctcataatactcctttgtgttttcctccgggtcctcacttgtctccgcatcccgaggtgtctccgcctctacatgagggctttcgggcacattaccattagccaagttttctaagcacctatcaaaaccagtgtcatattccccctaggttgaatctgccgcacctccttcctagcatgtttctttgccttttctccatggtaagtccaaatcttTTAGGacggtgtgtgatacgtctcaaacgtatctataatttcttatgttccatgctagttttatgacaatactcacatgttttatatacactttatatcattttgatgcattttccggcactaacctattaacaagatgccgaagcgccagttcctgttttctgctgtttttggtttcagaaatcctacacggaaatattctcggaattggacgaaacaaaagcccacggtcttattttccacggagccttccagaacaccgaagaggagacggagagggggcacgaggcggccacaccatagggggcgcggccccgccctggccgcgccgccttatggggtgggcccctcgagcgtcccccgactctaccccttcgcctatataatccttacgtcgcgaaaaccctagtaccgagagccacgatacgagaaaagttacgagacgccgccgccgtcaaccccatctcgggggttctgaagatcgcctccggcaccctgccggagaggggaatcatcaccggagggctctacatcaccatgcccgcctccggactgatgcgtgagtagttcatccttggactatgggtccatagctgtagctagatggttgtcttctcctcttgtgctatcatgtttagatattgtgagctgcctatcatgatcaagatcttctatttgtaatgctacatgttgtgtttgttgggatccgatgaatatggaatactatgtcaagttgattatcgatctatcatatatgtgttgtttatgatcttgcatgctctccgttactagtagaggctctggccaagttaatacttctaactccaagagggagtatttatgctcgatagtgggttcatgcctccattgaatctgggacagtgacagaaagttctaaggttatggatgtgccgttgccactagggataaaacatcaatgctttgtctaaggatatttgtattgtttacattacgcacggtacttaatgcaattgtccgttgtttgcaacttaatactggaaggggtgcggatgctaacccgaaggtggactttttaggcatagatgcatgccggatagcggtctatgttctttgtcgtaatgcactaagtaaatctcatagtagtcatcatgatatgtatgtgcattgttatgcccaatctatttgtcaattgcccaactgtaatttgttcacccaacatgctatttatcttattggagagtcaccactagtgaactgtggaacccggtccattcttttacatctgaaatacattctactgcaatcattattctctgctgttctttgcaaacaaacatcattctccacaccatacgtttaatcctttgtttactgagcaagccggtgagattgacaacctcacttgttaagttggggcaaagtattttgattgtgttgtgcgggttccacgttggcgtcggaatccctggtgttgcgccgcactacactccttcaccaacaaccttcacgtggccttcatctcctactggttcgataaccttggtttcttactgaggcaaatcttgctgctgtacgcatcacaccttcctcttggggttcccaacggacgtgtgcttcacgcgtcatcagtgtgaacccaaacttgatcaggtgcatacttatagtttccttgtcctgtgccttttggttagcgcacttactacaagggcaccaaacctttataggtctgctagggatggcaaacgccatatccacaaactgctcggtcttttctccccattcatcagtaTAGTTCAACTGACTGATTCTTCCATCGTACATCCAACCACGATtttccatcctctaatcagcaccAGAAAAGgcaaacatagcatttatatatcgaataggaaataaatgcatcatatctttatttttttacgcgtgcatcaacctgaaactctactaggtgggctcctagcagccgccggatccgtagattgagtacgttctcccagctctaccccgatccgagacagaattccggcagcacctccccactgctctcccgatacacgtctcggcaaaaagccgagaggggccggtgtgcatccggagaacaacggggaggcgctaccggaATCCCGtcccggatcggggtagagcagggagaacgtacccaactacgcatccgccggctgtcccgataaatgccgtaagagttacggttcataatatgcgagaccactaatgcatatttatccgcgtaacccttacggtcgggaagagacgcctaggtatcgcgacagacttggtgatctagacacaaaaaaaacctaggtacaagagaggcgaacggattctcaccctcgaagcgtgatcgatAGCCGGCAAAGAAGATCAACAACCCTCCGGCAAAATCCCCTCCGGAAAAAAGGTCCCTCTGAGCAACGCTCCTCAAGCACCACGACAACGCCGACCCCTGTGTCCACCTCGAAACATTGTCTGCATAACGAGAAAAACTACAACAATTAGCATGCATATTTATTTTAACTACCTACGTAGCTAACCTACAAATAATTCCTAGCACTACATCACTACCAACAAATAATTTTTAGCACTACATTACAACTACAACTAACCTAAagagctactccctccggtcgattTTGCAGGGCAggggccgaggtggaggaggggggCATCcagccgaggtggaggaggagggcaggggccgaggtggaggaggggggCAGCCGGTTGAGTTCCTCCCGCCCGAGCTCGGTAAAGCTTCCGCGGCTAGCGACGGCGGATGGGCCGGGGCGGGCGAGCAGCAGCGAGCAGCAGGGGCGCGTGAGCAGCATCCGGGGCAGGGGAGCAGCCATGAGCAGCCGGGGGCGCGAGGCAACCGCAACCAGGGGAGGTGcccccggcggtggcggcgtgggcgactccggcggcgcgcgggtggggcGCGGGAGGGTGGGGGATGAGGCGTGGGCGGGGcaacggacggtggcggcggtgctCGCGTTGGGATGATGCAGAGGTGGGTGGGAGGGGTGCGTTTGGGAGAGATGGGTGGTCGGGACGACGCGCGCGTGGATAGGGTTCAATTATTGGGCTCGTTGCCGTGCAGTGTGCCAAAGCTCTTTGCCATGCGGCACGGCTTTGTCGTGTGGCaaaggctctttgccgtgcgttttagtcctttgccgtgcgctagtGCACGACAACGTTTTTTTATATTTTACCATTTCAATTGTCATATATGAaaattttgttttatttcaaattaaattaaaccTGTTTTTCCAACATGAGTACTTTTTAATAATGTTCTTATCATGTTTTCTTAAAACTATAGGGGTGCAAACTCGATcgcctaaatcctaaccctaactgtCGGTGcacacacataccgctgttttgaggggaGAAGGGGGAGAACAACCaccggaggctaccatgtgccaaagggtcccaatcttggttctctatgtgtatatgtcctaaacaaacctaaaagaatgaaaaagtacattggtgcaccctcgcgcggagaaatctaggggggtagacccgccggggcacatattccgctgttttgggaggaggagggggagaacgaccaccGGAGCACCAGAACCCCACAAAATATTGCATGTGGacttatgatatgtgtgaaagtgtggtgcaaggtgtaatggtgcaaaattagctcccctaaaccctaatccctaaactggggaggcttcgagccctaaacccctctagacccctaaaccattaactacacgtgctgacaccagagctgcaaaaccatgcatcataaaccctaaacctatacctaaccataaatccttaccttgaacctaaaccctagccctaccccctaccccctaaaccctagccctaaccctacacctaaccctaaccagtagatcaggcacaccctcgatcgtgtgataatggctctagctgcgggtatatgtgccaaagggtcccaatcttggttatccatgtgtatatgtcctaaacaaacctaaaagaatgaaaaagtacattggtgcaccctcgcgaggagaaatctagggggtagacccgccggggcacacattccgttgttttgggggaggaggggagaacgaccgccggagcaccggaaccccacaaaatcttgcatgtggacctatgatatgtgtgaaagtgtggtgcaaggtgtaatggtgcaaaagtagctcccggaaccctaaaccctaaactggggaggcttcgagccctaaacccctctagacccctaaaccattaactacacgtgctgacaccggagctgcaaaaccatgcatcataaaccctaaccctaaaccctaaaccaatacctaaccataaatccttaccttgaacctaaaccctagccctaccccctaaaccctagccctaaccctacacctaaccctaaccagtagatcaggcacaccctcgatcgtgtgataatggctctaattgcgggtatatgtgcgaaagggtcccaatattggttctccatgtgtatatgtcctaaacaaacctaaaagaatgaaaaagtacattggtgcaccctcgcgcggagaaatctaggggggtagacccgccggggcacacattccgctgttttgtggggaggagggggagaacgaccgccggagcaccggaaccccaccaaatcttgcatgtggacctatgatatgtgtgaaagtgtggtgcaaggtgtaatggtgaaaaagtagctcccctaaaccctaaaccctaaactggggaggcttcgagccctaaacccctctagacccctaaaccattaactacacgtgccgACACCGtagctgcaaaaccatgcatcataaaccctaaccctaaacctaaaccctaaacctatacctaaccataattccttaccttgaacctaaaccctagccctaccccctaaaccctagccctaaccctacacctaaccctaacaagtagatcaggcacaccctcgatcgtgtgataatggctctagctgcgggtatatgtgccaaaggttcccaatcttggttctccatgtgtatatgtcataAACAAACCTAaatgaatgaaaaagtacattggtataccctcgcgcggagaaatctagggggtagacccgccgggggaggagggggagaacgaccaccggagcaccggaaccccaccaaatcttgcatgtggacctatgatatgtgtgaaagtgtggtgcagagtgtaatggtgcaaaagtagctccccggtgtgaccttgctcacatttgggcgataacacttaggagATTTTCCGAAGAGCggattgctccgaaaccctgatatatgtgtggggatgaacatggagagtaattttgtattgcacattgtctaataaatagtcatcaaaaagaaaaactaattaacaaaataaatataagtattagatgaaataaaatagaaagaaaaacaaataaaatgtttttggcgcacggcaaagatgggaATGCACGGCAAAGGGGTGCCCTCACGGCAAAGGTAGCGGCACGACACCGTCCAGAGCCATTGCCGTGCAgccaatctttgccgtgcggcttgtaTGATCTTTCCCGTCGTAgttactttgccgtgcgctttagctggtctttgccgtgcgcaggatCGTTGCCGTGCGCCGCTGCTGACTTTGCCGTGTAGGTCTTCTTTACCGTGCGCTGCTCTCATATTTTGCCGTGCAAGTAATCTTTGCCGTGCATGCTAGTTGTTGCGCACGGTAAAGATGTCTTTGTCGTGCAACGGCTCACAGCAAAGATTGGCTGGACGGCAATGCCTTTTTTTTCCGTAGTGACACCAATTCGTTGGCATGGGTGGTGCATGACTGATGGTGATCGCTAAGTTCGTAGAAAAAGGACGGCTATTTCAACTATAATCCACCCTTCCTTGCTGATGTACTAGCCAAATATTGTAATCCCGCTGGTTATTAGTGAAAGCTCTTTGATTCGCCAAAAAAAAAGGACAGCGATTTCATGTGTCGTAGGTGGTGATGTTTTCCTCTCCGAGTAGTAGTTTAATCAGATGATCCCAACATGCCCCATGCAGGTATCACATGCCTCTGCGTCTGTGCTCTGCATTACAAAACTCGTCCGTCGGCAGCCACGACGACACTGCCCATCCATAGTTCCATACTGTCCAGTGTCACTACTGACTTCCAGCTCCAGCTCCCAGATCGAATCGGCGGCCGCGCCCGACAATGGGGGCGCACCCTTACTTGCCGGCGGGCCTGGACCTCCCGGGCTACGTGCCGCTGCGCCTCTCGCAGCTCGAGATCGTCGGTCCCTACCTGGGCGCCTCCCTCTTCGTCCTCGCCGCCgtctggctcctctccggtaacCAAGACcatatttttttcttttattatcAGACCTTTTCCGGCCGTCTCGTCTCCCGAGATCTCATTTTCGCTTCGCAGGGAGGTGCGGCAGGCTGTCGAAGGCCGACCGGCTGCTCATGTGCTGGTGGGCGTTCACCGGCCTCACCCACCTGCTCATCGAGGGGCCATTCGTCTTCACCCCAGATTTCTTCACCAAGACCAACCCCAATTTCTTCGACGAAGTCTGTAAGTTGATGTCCATTTTTTCAGTTCCCGTGCCACTCTTTTCATTGCCCTAGTTAGTTAGTTCAGCGCTAAGTCCAGATCAGTCAACGCGCGTGGAGTTCATTAATTCTCGGAAAACCAAAGATGGAGGTTTTGAGGTCGCGGTGctcggttgtgttgtgcagggaagGAGTACAGCAAGGGTGACTCCAGGTACGTCGCCAGGGACACCGCCACCCTCACCGTCGAAGCCATCACCGTTGTGCTAGAAGGCCCAGCATCGCTGCTCGCAGTGTACGTCTTCAGACTTGCTCTGTTTCTTTAACTGTATTATTCATGATCCCGTCTTCAGACTTGCTCTGTTTCTTTAACTGtagtattattcatgatccttggtTGATGCTGTACACCGCAGCTGCTTGCTCTGTTTCGCCTGTGGTAGTAATGTGTAGACTGCATATTCAGACTTCGTGGGTCATGTTATTACTGTAAAAAAAAACAGTTAGCTTTTATTGTTTACTGATGAAGCTTAATTTAAACACGGTTCTACAATGGGGCTAAAGACTAGAGCCTCACTCAGATTTCATGCTTCATAATTAACCCCTTTCTTTGGCTAACATGTGAGGCCATGATCTCCAAGACACAGCAGAGCATTGTTCATCTGAATTAACACTTGTTGAAGTTCATAATTTGACGGATTTATATCATTTGAAGTTcacattctttgatatgatatgCTGCTGATAGATGCTTCAAGAGAGCGTATTGTTTGTCCTCCTGTATCAACTCTAGTGTTGTACTTGCATGATATAAGGGGCTAGAAGCATAGTGCAATGCCCCACAAATTACATAGTTGATGAATTATCTGTTTTGGGGCGCTTCCTATTGGACCACCTTTGCTGGCCCTGAAATGAActtagcatcatgaatcatgattACTTGAATAATTGACTGAATGTAGACAGGCCTTGAAGGTTGAAGAAATAACACATTTTAGCAGAAAATGGGTATGCTTACTGTCAAGCCTTTTTAAAAATTTAAGGATGTAACCTGTAAGCACCATCAACTTAGTATTGCTATTAATTTTACAAAACATTAATAAATTTATAATTATACAGATTAATGTGCTTCACAGACAGTAGCTATGGTTGAATAAACATGCAGTTTAAATGTTTTAACAAACAATTTAGTACCTTTTTATGTTTTCGGTTTGGCCCCAATTAAACCAACGCCAAATCATATCAAGACAAGGCAGTATTACTAGTTCTTGATATAGTTATTATGTAATTTCATCCAACACTGTTGTAATGTTGAGGATATAGTAGCTTTTATTTTATCTTACCAAAGTTTGTTTGTTGCAGCTATGCTATTGCATCACGGAAGTCGTACAGCCATCcctaaagagcactaagctcccagggttgcggGCGCTCGTGGACGCTCTGCCCATCCCTTTCACCGGTCCCACAGCTGTGGATCGTATTCCCATTTCCCCGAGGCCGCCGCCACGACCTGAGAGCACACGCACACACCCACGCCGCATCCAAACCCTCGCCCCGGCCCTCCATCGCGCTGCAGCCGGAACCAGCGCGGCCCCCAGCCCCGTCGCCGCCCGAACTGCTCCCTTCTCCACGGCGCCCACGGCCTTCCGCCGCAACACTAGGCTCCTCTCAGGTAAGGCCCTCTTCTCCCTCGTCGGATTTCATTTTCCGGGCGGCTCCCGTCGCTGATCGGTTGGTGGATTGACGTGTTCCAGGGGAGAAACCGCTGACTGTAGAGTACATCGTGCCCATGGCCATGGGGCATGAGCGCGAGGAGCTGGAGGCGAAGCTCCAGGTGAGATGGATTGTGATTTGGGGTTTGTAAATTTTGGCTGGACTGCCCCGGCCCGTTCGGTTTGGCCCTGGAAATGGGTTCTGATTTCTCGATCTGGCAGTGGTTTTTCAGGGGAAGAAGCGCTTTGACATTGATCCACCCGTCGCCCCCTTTGGTACCAATGTGAGAAGTCGATACTAGGCCGATCTTGGTTTTCTTTGGTACTGTTCTTAATATGGGCATGGGATCATATATATGCTGGTTCTATTTAGGTTCGTTGGAGTATTTTCCTGTCTAATTATTTTTTATTGTCTAATGAAATGAGTGGAATTTATAGTGCATTTATCTTCGCACTAATGTTGTCTGGTGCCCTGATGCACTTTAGAGATTGTCTATGCGCACAATTCATCATTTTTTGATCATCCATTCTCTAAATAGCCGGGGTATTTGCCTTTTCTTCCGTTGCTTGCATACAACAGCATCAAAGGTCGTTTATGTTATTCTGTCATTCTGTCAAAATTATCTGATGTTTAATGAAATGATTGGAATGTGTAGTGCATTTAACTTCCCAGTAATGTTGTCAACTGCTCTGATGCACTTCAGAGATTGTATATGTACGATATTCGTCCATTTTTTTATCATCCATTTAGTGTAGAAACTTGTGTTCTATGTAATGCACtaggtttttttttcttctttcgttGATAGCATCAGAGGTCGTTTAAGTTATTCTATTATATGATCGTAATTTGTCCCCGAATTACGTGATTTTATAACTAAGATTCTAAAACTGAAATTGCTTAAACTTCTCGCATTACTGCATTTACTGTCTCAGTATCTTACGTATTTTCCGGGGCTTGTTTTGACGGGGGCTCTTTCTTTGGTTGCGGTGGCAGGTCGATTCGCTCAGCGGTGTCCTTCATCGGCTTGGCTGCGGCGGTGCGTGCGGCTTTGGGTGGCGCGGAGGTGGCGTCCCGTCTTCTCCGTGCCTCCTGCTTCTCCTCGCTGGTTCATTTCCTCTCTTGCATTCTCTGTAAAAAAAATCGCGTTGGTGCCCCACTTCAGGGTGTGATTGCTGCAAATTCAGCGATTTGGGGTCGCATTTTGCTGTCGTTTCTGCCGGCGGCGCTACTTTGCCGTGCTTACTGTTTTTTGTGCGCGCATGGGCATGCTTTCTAGGGATTTAGGTTGACGGGTTGGGGATTTGAGTGCCTGGAGCCAACATGAACCCTGTATTTGGTTGGACGTTTCTTCAGTTTCATGTCCATGGGTGCATGGCTGTTTGTGATTGCAGCGGTGGCTAATGTCTGATTTACCGTAAATCGGTTTCGCCtaatgcaggcttaccttttaggTTTAGTTGTTACCCATTTGAAGTTTACACTAAAGGATGTACAAAGAAGGCTCTGTGTACAAACCAATCAgagggaagaaaaaaaaagagtaatTAAGCTAGCCTTTCTCTGTATCTGATAATTCTGGTATGTGATTGAGACAGTGTTTTTTATTCATATGAATTGCATCACCAGCTGACGATTAGGTATTGTATTTTCTTGAAACAACAGTTTGTTAGTTGCATAGTGCTTCTCAATGCAGCACTGATGTTAGACGCCATTCTAATAGAATTTGGGAAGTACATGTAGTGAGACAATAGGTGTCACATATGAATGTTTTAGCTACCATAAGGATTTTGAGCATCCAACCAGCCTAGCGTTTTCAGTACACTTACCTCTATCTCATCATACAAAATAGAATCAGGTTTCATAAGTTAAAAACATTCTACAAACTTTGCTGCATTAATTAGATCAGAGATGAGTAATGTCAATTCTGGAGTCGTATGCCTTACCTCTATAGTATGAAGGTTTAGTTGTTCGTAATGGATGGAAAATCTGGCTTTTTTTTGCACTGGCGTGTGCTGGTGTGTGACAGGTTGATATGTTACATGATTCAGTTTTCTCTGTGCATGGTAGAGCTACAGATTTGGAGTGTTGCATGATTCGGTTTACTCAGTGATGGTATAGCTACAGGTTTGGAGTCAGTTTGTTTTGTGCAGTCTATGCTGCTGATTAGTGTTTACTGCTTCCAGGTGAAGCACTAGGCAGGTAGGCATGACGTTTGGCTTGTGCATCCAAGTTCCAGGAACCTCCAATGAGCATAGGTATTTATTTGAATTATAGAAATTGATGTGAACCACTGAAATTTCTACATGTCGATTTGTGATGTGTAATTGTGTGATGTTTAGTGGATTCATTCTAAAACTTGATTCAACTTTGGTTAGTGTTTGATGTCAGAGATACGGTTCATTTAACAGCTTCAGGTACATCCTTTTTGTATTTGAGTAGATATATGCCTATTATACATAGGTGAACACATGATGCATTAATAGGACGGCACAATCATATGACTAAGCGAGCAAAGGCTCTCTAGAATTTTCACGGTATGGTACCACTACAAAGGTTCGGCTAGATTTGAACTAAATTTCAAAATGTTCAGATTCTTAGACTTTCCAGTATACATTAGTAATTATGATGGCAAAATTATACATGGTCCACCGGTTCTCTTCTGGTCTGTTGCGTGATGTTAGCTACAGATTTTATCCAtaaaaaaatctttttttttgGGTCTATCAAGTTGGTTATGTGCTGTTAATCATCTCATATGGTATCATTTTTAAATGTAGGCTACCATGATGAGAATTTGGATAGGCATTTGGTACATACTTTTCTTTGTTTTTAGCATTTGTATCATCACTTCTTAGTCCTAGGCGGCTTAACGTAATGTTGGCCTAAAAAATTATTTTGAACTTCCCAAATCCTATTGAACAAATTCCCAATCTGAGAAAATAAAGAGAAATAAGTGCAGGCAGAAACATAATTCAGTCTAGAGTATTTTCTATATCCACGCCTTGCAAAAATTGGATCAAACATGGCAATGAATCAACTTATGTATTAAGGATAGTATATTACCCTCTCACTTTTAGTGTCATGTTATCCATGTAGAAATTCTTTAATCTATATGCCATGACACATCCTTCTGATGGCATCAAAGAATGGAGGACTAACTTGCTTGGTGCTGTCATGGGACAGATATAACGATTTGTTCTCTCATATTGATTGAATCCTTCTCGCAGAAATTGTACAGAATCTAGGAAAAGTCCTGTTCACAAAACCATTTGGGCATCATGTTATGGAACCAAATATGCCCAGTAGCTTTGGCTCTGGTGTGCTTAACAAAACAATGTAAGATCATTTTTGTTTGCTTGAGAATCTTATGCACCATAGGAAAAAGAAATCCAGGTTAGTTTATCGTTTGAAATGTTCAATTGCCTACCCTATTCCACCAGCAAGTTAGTTGTGCGATAAATATTACTTTCTCCACCCAAATTTTCTGTGACGTAATTAGTACGAGTTCAGTTTTTCGGAAGTGCTATGTTCAGGTAAGATAAATTCGAATATGACGTTCCTGTGAGGTGCTTCTGAATTGCCCCCAAAGTGTTCAttgtgaatcaaatctgttttttttttctcatggATTATGCGTCAAATTAGTAAGTGTGATTGCTATCTATAAAATCATATCTTAGATT contains:
- the LOC124667296 gene encoding probable 3-beta-hydroxysteroid-Delta(8),Delta(7)-isomerase, whose translation is MGAHPYLPAGLDLPGYVPLRLSQLEIVGPYLGASLFVLAAVWLLSGRCGRLSKADRLLMCWWAFTGLTHLLIEGPFVFTPDFFTKTNPNFFDEVWKEYSKGDSRYVARDTATLTVEAITVVLEGPASLLAVYAIASRKSYSHILQFAVCLGQLYGCIVYFATAYLDGFNFWASPFYFWAYFIGANSSWVVIPLLIARRSWKKICVAIHQAEKVKTK